In Oryzias melastigma strain HK-1 unplaced genomic scaffold, ASM292280v2 sc00983, whole genome shotgun sequence, the genomic stretch aaaataagtcatggagactgtcagagtcagcagctccctgctaatgcctgcataaccaaaactacctaaagaaaacaaataaacaaagcttgtaaactaagactactaaagtccaaccccaaactaaaataacaaaacacagcagtgaaagactgctgaggacaaagaggggaaaagaacaaaaataaataaaataaaataagaataaaacagcaatgtttaaagtaaggattacttaattatcatgtattaaatttagattagttacatttataaactgatgtctgaggttcacatagatgataaactatgatggtttttacatcctgttgacctgaagacgtctggtttgttcaactctacccccagaatgaacagattttcttttgagttaaaagcacatattatcttatgctgcacaacattggttactagctgtccagaactgcagtgagatgatcctgtttggaacagagcagcttttattttgaaaataagtaaacaaaaaaaaaagaaaacacacattttgagagattatAGGTTCTTTTCatatctttgcttttgtttgtgccaaaaaatagacataattcatatttactattaaaataaagaaggtcatgaatgcaaatcaaaatttctaaaaggctaaagtaagaatatgcggctccttctaggtgtTGATCAGTACAAAACAAGTCCAAATGACTCCTTTACTGTTAATGGTTGCTGACTCCTGGTCTAGGACTTTATAAACTCATTCaaaaatttaggattaaaaaatatCCTGTTTCAGTTATAGATCCAAACAGGAAAAGCTACATTTTCATCAATCAAGCAATGTCATGGAGTTCTGCTCAGCAGTACTGCAGGGAAAACTACAAGGACTTGGCGATGATCGAAAACCAGGAAGAAAACATGGAGGCTCAGAATGCTATACCGTCCGGTTCTATGGGCTGGATTGGTCTGTATCGAGAACCCTGGACCTGGTCTGATGGGAGCCTGAGCTCCTTCAGAAACTGGTATCCCTCTGGATTAAACAACATCAACGAAAGCCAACACTGTGTTACTGAGAATCCCCAGCATCAATGGGCCGATGAATTCTGTGACGTCCCATGGGTTTTTGTCTGCCATCAAGGTGATCATTCAAAGAAATGCTGacaagtttgaaaaacaaaataattgacTTTTACGGCggtttttctgttctgttcagttCCAAAGACAGAAAGGAAAACCACTTTGAGGATGAAATTCAACACTGATGCTGACATGACCGACCCAAAAGTCAAAGCCCAGATCCTGGAGCAGGTAGATTTCTGTGACTCATCATTCTTTCATCATGACttagatttatatttatcaCTGTTTTTTCACCATTCTCTTTAAGCTTCAATCATTGCTGAGCAGTGGTGGAAGGACAGACATCAAACTGCAGTGGAAGATTGAACCCAAGAAATAGAACAGAGAACGCAACATCTCTGTTTGATTCACACattcagttattttattcatcattATGAAGAATCTTATATATCTATCAAgtat encodes the following:
- the LOC118598484 gene encoding L-selectin-like, which gives rise to MSWSSAQQYCRENYKDLAMIENQEENMEAQNAIPSGSMGWIGLYREPWTWSDGSLSSFRNWYPSGLNNINESQHCVTENPQHQWADEFCDVPWVFVCHQVPKTERKTTLRMKFNTDADMTDPKVKAQILEQLQSLLSSGGRTDIKLQWKIEPKK